A part of Amycolatopsis lurida genomic DNA contains:
- a CDS encoding helix-turn-helix domain-containing protein — MMTLTASHAPARTAALVIARVVVDGIRHSLPEHAPLFDARATEFVASVLERDGMNLGIAAGADAFRQVGVAEYAAGKDLERLSRAYHSAGRCALPALASLSRQPGAGSALMDTGVEALLRCADVLIRLSTAAYRAARTPSIAEVRQDLLKEILSGRPPSKWAGLAAEAGWVPPARLVAVAAEPGAVRASFGPEVLADLTGEYPHLLVPDDVEIGGVLAGTRAAVGPAVAPAEAAVSLRWARRTLELVRREVIEDGPLVRWSDHLTTHWLFADEVLTTALVTRSLAPIDGLPANERAKLAETLDAMLSARGGAPEIADNLGVHPQTVRNRLRRLRVLFGARLDDPEARLDLRIALRAELLTPEPGRQATPMKVA, encoded by the coding sequence ATGATGACCCTGACCGCGTCCCACGCCCCAGCCCGCACCGCCGCCCTCGTGATCGCCCGCGTGGTCGTCGACGGGATCCGGCACTCGCTGCCCGAGCACGCGCCGCTGTTCGACGCGCGCGCCACGGAGTTCGTCGCCTCGGTACTGGAACGCGACGGGATGAACCTGGGCATCGCGGCCGGTGCGGACGCCTTCCGGCAGGTCGGCGTCGCCGAGTACGCGGCGGGCAAGGACCTGGAGCGGCTCTCCCGCGCCTACCACTCGGCCGGCCGATGTGCCCTGCCCGCGCTGGCCTCGCTGTCGCGGCAGCCCGGCGCCGGGTCGGCTCTGATGGACACCGGGGTGGAGGCCCTGCTCCGCTGCGCGGACGTCCTGATCCGGCTGTCCACCGCCGCCTACCGCGCGGCCCGCACGCCTTCGATCGCCGAAGTGCGGCAAGACCTGCTGAAGGAGATCTTGAGCGGCCGCCCGCCGTCGAAATGGGCAGGCCTCGCGGCGGAGGCGGGCTGGGTGCCGCCCGCCCGGCTGGTGGCCGTCGCCGCGGAGCCCGGCGCGGTCCGCGCTTCGTTCGGGCCGGAGGTGCTGGCCGACCTCACCGGCGAGTACCCGCACTTGCTCGTGCCGGACGACGTCGAGATCGGTGGCGTCCTGGCGGGGACGCGGGCGGCGGTCGGGCCCGCGGTGGCGCCCGCCGAAGCCGCGGTCTCCTTGCGCTGGGCACGCCGGACCCTCGAGCTGGTCCGGCGCGAGGTGATCGAGGACGGCCCGCTCGTGCGCTGGTCGGACCACCTGACGACGCACTGGCTTTTCGCCGACGAGGTGCTGACCACGGCCCTCGTCACGCGCAGCCTGGCCCCGATCGACGGCCTGCCCGCGAACGAGCGTGCCAAACTCGCCGAAACCCTCGACGCCATGCTTTCCGCCCGCGGCGGGGCACCCGAGATCGCGGACAACCTCGGCGTCCACCCGCAGACGGTCCGCAACCGCCTGCGCCGTCTCCGGGTCCTGTTCGGCGCCCGGCTCGACGACCCGGAGGCGCGGCTGGACCTGAGGATCGCCTTGCGCGCGGAGCTGCTCACGCCCGAACCGGGACGGCAGGCGACCCCGATGAAGGTGGCGTGA